In the Marinomonas algicola genome, one interval contains:
- the putA gene encoding bifunctional proline dehydrogenase/L-glutamate gamma-semialdehyde dehydrogenase PutA, with product MFNAIEVLKPTFIEKPLNELWQLISPLYKADEAAWLRELLPLARPSDTELKNSTEVATKLIEQVRKDDDSMSMIDALLLEYSLDTKEGILLMCLAEALMRVPDKETADAFIKDRLSVADWASHAKNSESFFVNASTWGLLLTGKIVTMDEVKDGEPSKLVNRMVNRVSEPVIRKAMNQAMKVMGHQFVLGRDIKEALSRGKNYRKKGYAYSFDMLGEAALTADDATKYLRSYEKAVDIVGQDSYPSGPRPTISIKLSALHPRYEVGNEDRVMTELFESVKSLLIRARKVNVGITIDAEEADRLEMSLKLFEKLYRDEATQGWGLFGLVIQAYSKRALPVLTWIAALAREQGDKIPLRLVKGAYWDSEIKICQQRGVNGYPVYTRKEATDVSYLACAHFLLKPHTREHIFPQFASHNAHTIATITSLSKLLGASTNEFEFQRLHGMGDALYDTLIKNSGTDVRIYAPVGNHKDLLPYLVRRLLENGANSSFVHRLIDATYPVSDLVGHPVPLLESRKSLANPFINLPINLFSDRKNSYGPNIEIESEWTPFKAQIDTFMGQETQWRAYPIVGGEKITTGRTHTITSPYDLSETAGKIDWADTDTVTKAIDLAEAAFPAWSQRPTSERADCLDRMADLMEKHYPELMALCHREAGKTIQDSIDEVREAVDFCRYYAQQARSKFSEPQVFQDFIDDEKTIERQGRGVFACISPWNFPLAIFIGQVSAALVVGNTVVAKPAEQTSLIAVRAIELLLEAGVPGDVVHLLPGDGATVGSPLTNDNRIAGLAFTGSTGTAQLINRTLASRDVAPIPVIAETGGQNAMIIDSTSLPEQVVRDAVRSAFASAGQRCSALRVMFVQEDIADRVILMIKGAMKEQAVGLPQLHSTDVGPVIDKKAQAMLLEHIERMNVEGKLIAQSDLPDWADKGTFVAPTAFEINSIDLLTEEKFGPIMHVVRYKAKDLDNIIDTINNSGFGLTMGVHSRNETTCARIASRARVGNLYINRDQVGAVVGVQPFGGQGLSGTGPKAGGPHYLHRFAVEKVL from the coding sequence ATGTTCAACGCTATTGAAGTTTTAAAGCCTACTTTCATTGAGAAACCTCTCAATGAATTATGGCAGCTCATTTCACCTTTGTATAAAGCCGACGAAGCCGCTTGGCTGAGAGAGTTGCTACCACTGGCTAGACCATCTGATACCGAATTAAAGAACAGTACAGAAGTGGCAACAAAATTAATAGAACAAGTTCGCAAAGACGACGACAGTATGTCTATGATCGATGCCTTGTTATTGGAATACAGCCTCGATACTAAAGAAGGCATTTTGTTAATGTGTTTAGCCGAAGCTTTAATGCGCGTACCAGACAAAGAAACCGCGGATGCTTTTATTAAAGACCGCTTAAGCGTCGCTGACTGGGCCTCTCATGCAAAAAACTCAGAATCCTTTTTCGTAAACGCGTCCACTTGGGGGCTTTTACTAACGGGCAAAATCGTCACAATGGATGAAGTTAAAGACGGCGAGCCTTCAAAATTAGTTAATCGTATGGTTAACCGAGTCTCTGAACCGGTTATTCGTAAAGCGATGAACCAAGCCATGAAAGTTATGGGGCATCAGTTTGTATTAGGTCGTGATATTAAAGAAGCGTTATCTCGCGGTAAAAACTACCGTAAAAAAGGCTACGCTTATTCTTTCGACATGCTAGGCGAAGCCGCATTGACAGCGGATGACGCGACAAAATACTTACGTTCCTATGAGAAAGCCGTTGATATTGTTGGTCAAGATAGTTACCCGTCAGGCCCTCGCCCTACCATATCAATTAAGTTATCTGCATTGCACCCACGTTATGAAGTAGGCAATGAAGACAGAGTCATGACGGAGCTTTTTGAAAGCGTAAAAAGCTTACTTATCAGAGCCCGAAAGGTAAATGTGGGCATCACTATTGATGCCGAAGAAGCCGATCGTTTAGAAATGTCATTAAAACTCTTTGAAAAGCTTTATCGTGACGAAGCAACTCAAGGCTGGGGATTATTTGGCTTAGTTATTCAGGCTTACTCTAAACGTGCTCTACCAGTGCTAACCTGGATCGCAGCGCTAGCACGAGAGCAAGGAGATAAAATCCCACTACGTCTAGTAAAAGGCGCTTATTGGGACTCTGAAATCAAAATTTGCCAACAACGTGGTGTAAATGGTTATCCTGTATACACCCGCAAAGAAGCAACCGATGTGTCTTATTTAGCCTGCGCTCATTTTCTTTTGAAGCCGCACACAAGAGAGCACATCTTCCCACAATTCGCGAGCCACAATGCGCATACCATTGCTACCATTACGAGTTTGTCGAAGCTCTTAGGCGCGTCTACAAATGAGTTTGAATTCCAAAGACTGCATGGAATGGGCGACGCATTGTACGACACATTAATCAAAAACAGCGGCACAGACGTACGAATTTACGCGCCTGTCGGCAACCATAAAGACTTGCTTCCTTACCTAGTAAGGCGCCTTCTTGAAAACGGTGCAAACAGCTCATTCGTGCATCGCCTGATTGATGCGACGTACCCAGTTTCAGACTTAGTTGGTCACCCTGTTCCTCTACTAGAAAGCCGTAAATCGTTAGCAAACCCCTTTATTAACTTGCCAATCAATTTATTTAGCGACCGTAAAAATTCTTATGGACCTAATATTGAAATTGAGTCTGAGTGGACTCCTTTCAAAGCTCAAATCGATACCTTTATGGGCCAAGAAACTCAATGGAGAGCGTATCCGATTGTGGGTGGTGAAAAAATCACTACAGGCCGCACTCACACAATTACCAGCCCTTACGACTTAAGTGAAACCGCGGGTAAAATTGATTGGGCCGATACGGACACAGTAACAAAAGCCATTGACCTAGCGGAAGCGGCGTTTCCTGCTTGGTCTCAACGGCCAACGTCTGAACGTGCCGACTGTTTAGACCGCATGGCTGATTTAATGGAAAAACACTACCCTGAATTGATGGCGCTTTGCCACCGTGAGGCGGGTAAAACCATTCAAGACAGTATTGATGAGGTGCGTGAAGCGGTAGATTTCTGTCGTTATTACGCGCAACAAGCGCGCAGCAAGTTTTCTGAGCCTCAAGTATTCCAAGACTTCATCGATGACGAAAAAACAATCGAACGTCAAGGTCGTGGTGTATTTGCTTGCATTAGCCCTTGGAACTTCCCTTTAGCCATCTTTATTGGCCAAGTATCGGCCGCGCTTGTGGTTGGCAACACCGTTGTTGCCAAACCTGCAGAACAAACAAGTTTAATTGCAGTACGTGCCATTGAGTTGCTATTAGAAGCGGGGGTTCCTGGTGATGTTGTGCATTTATTGCCAGGCGATGGAGCGACTGTTGGCTCTCCATTAACCAATGACAACCGTATTGCTGGACTCGCATTCACTGGCTCTACAGGTACGGCCCAATTGATAAACCGTACGCTAGCAAGCCGTGATGTAGCGCCAATTCCTGTTATTGCTGAAACAGGCGGTCAAAACGCCATGATTATCGATTCCACCTCCTTGCCAGAACAAGTGGTTCGTGATGCTGTTCGTTCAGCCTTTGCCTCCGCAGGACAACGTTGTTCAGCATTACGTGTCATGTTTGTTCAAGAAGACATTGCTGATCGCGTTATCCTAATGATCAAAGGTGCCATGAAAGAGCAAGCCGTCGGTTTACCACAATTGCACAGCACCGATGTGGGCCCAGTCATCGACAAAAAAGCGCAAGCGATGTTGCTAGAACACATAGAACGCATGAACGTTGAAGGCAAATTAATCGCTCAGTCCGACTTACCTGATTGGGCGGATAAAGGCACCTTTGTTGCACCAACAGCGTTTGAAATTAACAGTATTGATCTATTAACGGAGGAGAAGTTCGGCCCCATTATGCACGTCGTACGTTATAAAGCGAAAGACTTGGATAATATTATAGATACGATTAATAACTCAGGATTTGGCCTTACAATGGGTGTACATAGCCGTAATGAAACGACCTGTGCTCGTATCGCCAGCCGTGCTCGTGTGGGTAACCTTTATATAAACCGAGATCAAGTGGGTGCCGTCGTTGGTGTTCAGCCATTTGGTGGCCAAGGATTATCTGGTACAGGTCCAAAAGCAGGTGGCCCACACTATTTACACCGTTTCGCCGTTGAAAAAGTTCTTTAG
- a CDS encoding 1-pyrroline-5-carboxylate dehydrogenase — MTQIQPSQINTALESLDHWEQLGIEERARLLRLSIQNLKNRPRHMAEWQISNALSQISEVVSLPGPTGEKNELSTQGRGVFLCTSHLKAIDSKHQVALTGQVYAALIAGNTVIAAGDFGDNILMLMASTLPEGTIQSVDELTEELIIDSPLIAGVAVITSTEKSIDLARRLAKKDGVICQLVEETHPEDLLTIANPNYILRFVTERTVSINTTAIGGNATLLELGVMEE; from the coding sequence ATGACACAAATACAACCATCTCAAATTAATACAGCATTAGAGTCTCTTGATCACTGGGAACAGCTCGGTATAGAAGAACGCGCTCGTTTACTTCGCTTATCTATCCAAAACCTGAAAAACAGACCGAGACATATGGCGGAATGGCAAATTAGTAATGCCTTATCCCAAATTTCAGAAGTCGTCTCTTTACCGGGGCCAACGGGTGAAAAAAATGAACTCTCAACGCAAGGAAGGGGAGTATTTCTATGTACCTCTCACCTAAAAGCGATAGACTCTAAGCACCAAGTCGCGCTAACTGGCCAAGTATATGCCGCATTAATTGCCGGCAATACCGTCATTGCGGCAGGTGATTTTGGTGACAATATATTAATGTTGATGGCTTCTACACTACCGGAGGGCACTATTCAGAGTGTTGATGAGTTAACAGAGGAGCTTATTATTGACTCACCTTTGATTGCAGGTGTTGCCGTAATAACCTCAACAGAAAAATCCATCGATCTTGCTCGTCGGTTAGCAAAAAAAGACGGCGTTATCTGCCAATTAGTAGAAGAAACGCATCCTGAAGACTTGCTCACTATTGCCAACCCTAATTATATTTTGCGTTTTGTTACAGAACGAACGGTGAGTATTAATACAACGGCGATTGGTGGTAATGCAACCTTGTTAGAATTAGGCGTTATGGAAGAGTAA
- a CDS encoding DUF4856 domain-containing protein yields the protein MKKRLLASLIGLHIALPVTAMEYDFKITLADYQGSSSSSVSYGGQIARHALHNSLKQLTKKADGSNSEEIKAELLAYYAGKGADRKIIDPVSKPEFPILQNQVDALAKDKDLKSSAYKGVITGWPGNLSGEEVLTDMIEKASKTHSGFDPINGYDYTQLISKFAMGAVFYNKAVNHYLDEKLEADVYPNDQAYKKGASYTGREHVWDEAFGYFGAPIHSLNLTPKDIVQIVKLNPAYLAKADFNQDGKVDLVTEMAYAHAYYAASIDSSSDTEYFHTIVKAFYDGRALIQSAEGKKLTSSQLKTLHAYAKTIKGAWQQVIAESAFKYAGQVYKDLENIELLNENGGDVKKVFRDYIKHWGEMKGFVLSLSAAGQELGATQVQLDRLIGFSPVLFGGSQVIAMNQQGDYVQSASISMKEYQLNMIKVQNLLGKAFSLTARLNDKSSGITTVLEQLDAEANSAEND from the coding sequence GTGAAGAAACGTTTGCTTGCGTCACTAATTGGCTTACATATTGCGTTACCTGTGACCGCTATGGAGTACGACTTTAAGATCACATTAGCGGATTATCAGGGGAGCTCGAGCTCCTCCGTATCATATGGCGGCCAAATTGCTCGCCATGCTTTACATAATTCTTTAAAGCAATTAACAAAAAAAGCAGATGGCTCAAACAGTGAAGAAATTAAAGCGGAACTCTTAGCCTACTATGCAGGCAAAGGCGCGGATCGCAAGATCATAGATCCCGTCAGTAAACCAGAGTTCCCCATATTGCAAAACCAAGTTGATGCGTTAGCAAAAGATAAAGACTTAAAATCCAGTGCATACAAAGGAGTCATCACTGGGTGGCCTGGAAATTTATCAGGTGAAGAAGTTCTCACCGACATGATAGAGAAGGCGAGTAAGACGCATTCAGGCTTCGACCCCATCAATGGTTATGATTACACTCAGCTCATCTCTAAATTTGCCATGGGTGCGGTCTTCTACAACAAAGCCGTTAATCATTACTTAGATGAAAAACTGGAAGCTGACGTCTACCCAAATGATCAAGCCTACAAAAAAGGCGCGTCTTATACTGGTAGAGAACATGTCTGGGATGAAGCGTTTGGTTACTTTGGTGCCCCAATTCATTCTCTTAATTTAACACCCAAAGACATAGTACAAATTGTAAAACTTAATCCTGCTTATCTTGCTAAAGCCGACTTTAACCAAGATGGAAAAGTCGATTTAGTAACAGAAATGGCTTATGCTCACGCTTATTACGCCGCCTCGATAGACAGCTCAAGCGATACAGAATATTTCCATACCATAGTAAAAGCATTCTATGATGGTCGAGCATTAATTCAGAGTGCCGAAGGTAAGAAACTCACGTCATCGCAATTAAAGACATTACACGCTTACGCTAAAACCATTAAAGGCGCTTGGCAGCAAGTCATCGCAGAAAGTGCCTTTAAATACGCAGGTCAAGTCTACAAAGACTTAGAAAACATCGAACTGTTAAATGAAAATGGTGGTGATGTGAAAAAAGTTTTTCGCGACTACATTAAACATTGGGGTGAAATGAAAGGTTTTGTGTTGTCGTTAAGCGCAGCAGGTCAAGAACTGGGCGCGACACAAGTTCAATTAGACAGGCTAATTGGGTTCAGTCCCGTACTATTTGGTGGTTCACAGGTCATTGCGATGAATCAGCAAGGAGACTATGTTCAATCTGCTTCTATCAGTATGAAAGAATACCAACTTAATATGATCAAAGTACAAAACCTGTTAGGTAAAGCATTTTCTTTGACAGCACGCTTAAACGATAAATCATCAGGTATTACCACCGTATTAGAGCAACTTGATGCGGAAGCAAACAGTGCAGAAAATGACTAA
- a CDS encoding sterol desaturase family protein, with amino-acid sequence MALFFDWFTQNLNEAFSELLNPKKRVSILYLLSAVVFAITWYVGKYGRQGLKPSVQWLSPSVWWHASSRQDYALWLINKFFFSLLAPKLLSQAAIATWIYYQGLSGVISFPSIVLATHWVIALFTLSFFLLDDFSRFLIHWLMHRSPLLWAFHQVHHSATTMTPFTVFRTHPIEGLLFSLRSAISQGIVIGLFAATFPQQISLFTVYGVLVSTYFFNLLGANLRHSTLPISYGKSIESVFISPAQHQLHHSLNPIHFDCNFGVTLAVWDRLFGTLRYGDDHQEIQFGVAGKIRNAKLVGLYCLPFQIAWRIFIRKLKTTLNSLYNTLTTSK; translated from the coding sequence TTGGCGCTATTTTTTGATTGGTTTACACAGAACCTAAACGAGGCATTTAGTGAACTTCTTAACCCTAAGAAGCGAGTCTCCATACTCTACTTATTGTCTGCTGTAGTATTTGCTATCACTTGGTATGTCGGTAAATATGGCCGACAAGGTCTAAAACCTTCTGTGCAATGGCTATCGCCAAGTGTTTGGTGGCATGCCTCGTCACGGCAAGACTATGCTCTGTGGCTAATCAATAAATTCTTTTTTTCTCTACTCGCGCCAAAACTACTTTCTCAAGCCGCCATTGCTACTTGGATTTACTATCAAGGTTTAAGCGGGGTTATCTCCTTCCCTTCTATTGTGCTTGCAACCCATTGGGTAATCGCACTTTTTACCTTAAGCTTTTTTCTGCTCGATGATTTCTCGCGTTTTTTGATACATTGGCTAATGCATCGCTCTCCTCTGCTTTGGGCTTTTCATCAAGTCCATCATAGCGCAACAACGATGACGCCTTTTACGGTTTTTAGAACTCACCCCATAGAAGGGCTATTATTTTCATTAAGATCCGCCATTTCTCAAGGTATAGTGATTGGTCTCTTTGCGGCCACCTTCCCTCAGCAAATTTCATTGTTTACTGTCTATGGCGTATTGGTCAGCACCTATTTTTTTAACCTGCTAGGCGCAAACCTTCGCCATAGCACATTGCCTATTTCTTATGGGAAATCCATTGAATCTGTCTTTATTTCACCCGCTCAGCATCAATTGCATCACTCGTTAAATCCGATCCATTTTGATTGTAATTTCGGCGTTACGCTCGCTGTGTGGGATAGATTATTCGGGACCTTAAGATATGGCGACGATCATCAGGAAATACAGTTTGGCGTCGCAGGTAAAATTAGGAACGCCAAACTGGTTGGGCTGTATTGCTTGCCTTTCCAAATCGCTTGGCGTATTTTCATTCGAAAGCTAAAAACGACATTGAATTCGCTGTACAACACTTTAACTACGTCAAAGTAA
- a CDS encoding di-heme-cytochrome C peroxidase codes for MKYSLRPSLIALSTMTLGVTGCSSLMLNNSFSEVDDIQVLEPSGSIDQRVSLDQAWDKTTKENFWFTSQGSQIIPYSWFTWLEVADSEDLFRSSEHMSYLGYLPVQPSQKNPAGLPIGFAMNTDKQGDAWVGMTCAACHTNQLDYKGTKFLIEGAPTLANFVLFFDRLTEAMNATNSNDEKFTRFAKNVLADDYSIQHAMQLRQSFTNMAIQIAQRQHVNALPKSYPESFTSYARLDAFGNIQNQGTAFALHDLSNKNIPNAPVSYPFLWGTHQSDVVQWNASAPNTPVVGPLSRNIGEVVGVFGGLSIDKAPWWKRLIGIKTSYSSSVDMIGLGQLETSVKALRSPQWPQNYLPPINTQKAAAGSILYQAQCSGCHQVMTREQEKDLYIAVKTPVGEIGTDPITAWNAEFHEAKTLILEGQKQLILAGDKFEAEADAISIPVNGVVGLILKEPKTALKAGLMPLGSDSKERRKSLKEYAKMHAQARDAIQQPVDDNAPYMKNGELNLDGLVYKARPLNGIWATAPYMHNGSIANLWETLQKPEDRQTSFWVGNRNFDPQVVGYVNQQAEPIGNYPSPSSKFNVLDSKGNIAMGNSNLGHNYGTDLTDEEKWQLVEYMKTL; via the coding sequence ATGAAATACTCTTTACGTCCATCATTGATCGCACTATCAACCATGACACTCGGGGTAACAGGTTGTTCAAGCTTAATGTTGAATAACAGCTTTAGTGAAGTAGATGACATTCAAGTACTGGAACCAAGTGGCTCTATTGATCAGCGGGTCAGTTTGGATCAAGCTTGGGATAAAACAACAAAAGAAAACTTCTGGTTTACCAGCCAAGGATCTCAAATTATCCCCTACAGCTGGTTCACTTGGTTAGAAGTGGCGGACAGCGAAGACTTATTCCGCAGCAGTGAACACATGAGCTATTTAGGCTATCTCCCAGTTCAGCCCTCACAGAAAAACCCAGCAGGTCTACCTATTGGGTTCGCTATGAATACAGATAAGCAAGGTGATGCCTGGGTCGGCATGACCTGCGCGGCCTGCCATACGAACCAGTTAGACTATAAAGGAACCAAGTTTTTAATAGAAGGCGCTCCTACGCTCGCTAACTTTGTCCTGTTTTTCGATCGACTTACAGAAGCGATGAATGCAACCAATAGTAATGATGAAAAATTCACTCGCTTTGCAAAAAATGTCTTGGCAGATGATTATTCAATTCAACATGCCATGCAGCTGCGTCAAAGCTTTACTAACATGGCAATTCAAATAGCGCAGCGCCAACACGTTAATGCCCTACCAAAGAGCTACCCAGAGAGCTTTACTAGCTACGCAAGGCTTGATGCTTTTGGTAATATCCAAAATCAGGGTACGGCCTTTGCTCTGCATGATTTAAGTAATAAAAACATTCCAAATGCTCCCGTTTCTTATCCTTTCTTATGGGGAACACATCAATCAGACGTTGTGCAATGGAATGCCTCGGCACCAAACACTCCAGTTGTTGGCCCTTTGTCTCGGAATATCGGGGAAGTTGTCGGTGTATTTGGCGGCTTATCTATTGATAAAGCACCGTGGTGGAAAAGGCTTATTGGCATCAAGACATCCTATTCGTCCAGTGTGGATATGATCGGATTAGGCCAATTAGAAACATCCGTCAAAGCATTACGCTCACCTCAATGGCCGCAGAATTACCTTCCCCCGATTAATACTCAAAAAGCCGCTGCAGGCAGCATTCTTTATCAAGCACAATGTTCTGGTTGTCATCAGGTCATGACCAGAGAGCAAGAAAAAGACCTGTATATTGCGGTAAAAACACCGGTTGGAGAGATAGGGACAGACCCTATCACCGCCTGGAATGCCGAATTTCATGAAGCTAAGACTTTGATCCTAGAAGGTCAAAAGCAATTAATTCTAGCTGGAGATAAATTTGAAGCTGAGGCCGATGCCATTAGTATCCCTGTAAATGGTGTTGTTGGATTAATTTTAAAAGAACCTAAAACAGCACTAAAAGCCGGCTTAATGCCTCTTGGTAGTGATTCTAAAGAGCGTAGGAAATCACTGAAAGAGTACGCAAAAATGCACGCTCAAGCCAGGGATGCTATACAGCAACCGGTTGATGATAATGCACCTTATATGAAAAACGGTGAACTTAACCTAGATGGGCTCGTTTATAAGGCTCGTCCGTTAAATGGTATTTGGGCAACCGCGCCTTATATGCATAACGGCTCCATTGCTAACCTATGGGAAACATTACAAAAACCGGAAGATAGACAAACCTCTTTCTGGGTAGGTAATCGCAATTTTGACCCGCAAGTGGTCGGTTACGTTAACCAACAAGCCGAACCAATCGGAAACTACCCCAGCCCATCCAGCAAATTTAATGTCTTAGATTCAAAAGGCAATATTGCAATGGGTAACTCAAATCTTGGTCATAACTATGGTACAGATCTAACAGATGAAGAAAAATGGCAACTCGTGGAATACATGAAAACGCTTTAA
- a CDS encoding TRAP transporter substrate-binding protein → MNKITTWSKLALVGLTAATLVACGGSEEKATAQVEKKAEIINWKMVTTWPKNFPGLGTGAENLAKNITEMSGGRLNVKVYAAGELVPPLEVFDAVSRGTAEMGHSAAYYWKGKAPAAQFFTAVPFGLTAQEINSWIYHGGGMKLWEEVYEPFNLIPLTAGNTGVQMGGWFNKEINSVDDFQGLKMRMPGLGGEVLKKTGGIPVNLPGGEIFTALQTGTIDATEWVGPYNDLAFGLYKAAKYYYYPGWHEPGSSMESMVNKTAFDALPKDLQLIVRSAARQATQDMLDEFTALNNDALKTLVEEHNVQLRPFPKDVLQALKVSSQETLEELAASDEMSAKVYASFKDFREKVSAWHSISERAYINARDGD, encoded by the coding sequence ATGAATAAAATAACAACATGGAGCAAACTGGCTTTAGTCGGTTTGACGGCAGCGACTTTGGTCGCATGCGGAGGATCTGAAGAAAAAGCCACTGCACAGGTAGAAAAAAAAGCCGAAATTATTAATTGGAAAATGGTTACCACTTGGCCTAAAAACTTTCCTGGTTTGGGAACGGGAGCCGAAAACTTAGCGAAAAACATTACGGAAATGTCAGGCGGTCGCTTGAATGTTAAAGTGTATGCGGCCGGTGAATTGGTTCCGCCATTAGAAGTATTTGATGCGGTTTCTCGTGGTACCGCTGAAATGGGACACAGTGCCGCTTATTATTGGAAAGGTAAAGCGCCCGCCGCTCAATTCTTTACAGCTGTACCATTTGGTTTAACGGCACAAGAAATCAATTCATGGATTTACCATGGCGGTGGCATGAAGCTATGGGAAGAGGTGTACGAACCATTTAACCTTATTCCTTTAACTGCGGGCAACACGGGTGTTCAAATGGGTGGTTGGTTCAATAAAGAGATCAATTCTGTTGACGACTTTCAAGGTTTAAAAATGCGCATGCCTGGTCTAGGCGGCGAAGTACTTAAAAAAACCGGTGGTATTCCAGTTAACTTGCCTGGCGGTGAAATTTTTACTGCGCTACAAACAGGTACAATTGATGCAACTGAGTGGGTGGGCCCGTATAATGACCTAGCATTTGGTTTGTATAAAGCGGCTAAATACTACTACTACCCAGGTTGGCATGAGCCAGGCTCTTCAATGGAATCGATGGTAAATAAGACGGCGTTTGACGCTTTACCAAAAGATTTACAATTGATTGTCCGTTCAGCCGCTCGACAAGCAACCCAAGACATGTTGGATGAATTTACGGCATTAAATAACGACGCTTTAAAAACATTGGTGGAAGAGCATAATGTACAGCTAAGACCATTCCCTAAGGACGTCTTACAGGCACTTAAAGTGTCGTCTCAAGAAACGTTAGAGGAATTGGCTGCTTCGGATGAAATGAGTGCAAAAGTATACGCCTCATTTAAAGATTTTCGTGAAAAAGTAAGTGCTTGGCATTCTATCTCTGAGCGTGCTTATATTAATGCTCGTGATGGTGACTAA